CCTTGGCGTTGACGCCCAGGAGCTTGCCCAGTTGGTCGAGGATCTCGTTGAGGCTGGTGCGCCGGCTGCAGGCGATGTTCATCGCCCGCCCGTCGCAGACCTCGGCGGGCACGGTGGCGGCGCGATAGTTGGCGTCGCAGACGTTGTCGATGAAGCAGAAGTCGCGGCTTTGTTCGCCGTCGCCAAAGACGGTCGGGCGCTGTCCCTTGAGCAGGCCCGAGACGAACGCGGGGATGACGGCAGCGTAGGCGCCGCAGGGGTCCTGGTAAGGCCCGAAGACGTTGAAGTATCGCAGGCAGAGGGTTTCCATTCCGAAAGCGGCGGCATAGGCGCGCATGTAGACTTCGCAGGCGACCTTGCTGGAGGCGTAGGGGCTGATGGGCAGCGGGACCATGCCCTCGTGCTTGGGCGATTCGACCTGATCGCCGTAGGCGCTGCTGCTGGCGGCGAAGACCACTCGCTTGACGCCGGCGGCGCGGGCGGCTTCGAGAACGCAGACCGTGCCGTTGACGTTAATGTCGTGGCTGGTGACGGGGTCCTGCACGCTGCGGGGCACCGACCCCAGAGCCGCCTGGTGAAAGATCGCCGCACAACCGGCGACGGCTTTGTCGACCGCGGCTCGGTCCCGGATGTCGCCTTCGATCAGGTCGATCCGGTCGACGACATCGATAAGGTTCTCGCGCTTGCCGGTCAGAAAATTATCCAGCACGACAACCTCGTGGCCTTTGGCCAGAAGATATCGCGTCAGGTTGCATCCGATAAATCCGGCCCCGCCGGTCACCAGGTACTTCGACATAGCATTCTCCAGTTTCGCCACAAGCAGCATGCAAAGGCCAAGCCGCGATGTCAGAGCCCCTTCTGTCGCCCCCGGCAGACTAAAGTATATAAGAGCACGCCGCGGCGGTCAGTAAATTCATCCACAACGTCTTCATCGTCTAGCAGGAGAGTGAAGATGAACAAACGATGTGCCGTGTTTCTGGCGGGGGCGCTGACAGCCGCAGCCTTGTGCTGCATCGGATGCACCGACCTGGGGGACAGGCCTCAGCACAAGCCCGGCGATCGATACTCGTTCGAGGGCGTCTCGTTCCGGATCGAGACCGTCGCGGCCGACCTGACCGTGCCGTGGGCGCTGGCGTGGCTGCCCGACGGCCGCATGCTCATCACCGAACGTCCCGGCGTCGTGCGCGTGCAGGCCCGCCCAGGCCAGACGGAGGTGCTGGCCCGCATCGACGAAGTCGACCAAAGCGGCGAAGGCGGACTGATGGGCGTGGCCGTCTCGCCGGACTTCAGCCGCGACGGGTGGATCTATCTGGCCTACACCGCCCGCGAC
This window of the Planctomycetaceae bacterium genome carries:
- a CDS encoding SDR family oxidoreductase, which encodes MSKYLVTGGAGFIGCNLTRYLLAKGHEVVVLDNFLTGKRENLIDVVDRIDLIEGDIRDRAAVDKAVAGCAAIFHQAALGSVPRSVQDPVTSHDINVNGTVCVLEAARAAGVKRVVFAASSSAYGDQVESPKHEGMVPLPISPYASSKVACEVYMRAYAAAFGMETLCLRYFNVFGPYQDPCGAYAAVIPAFVSGLLKGQRPTVFGDGEQSRDFCFIDNVCDANYRAATVPAEVCDGRAMNIACSRRTSLNEILDQLGKLLGVNAKANYAAARAGDIKHSLADVALAQKTIGYTPKVYFEEGLAKAIDWYKANLC